One genomic segment of Rhizobium viscosum includes these proteins:
- a CDS encoding alpha/beta hydrolase — MLRRILLAALSVLAGCGHPTGVMTPVALTANTPKTSQVEMLVATTRQPSANPATLFNGERSPKPYLTDIAISIPPKRAAGTVQWPEKLPPNPATDFAVTRVEQLETRAEGRAWFQQHLVDGHALVFIHGFNNTYEDSVFRLAQIVHDSGMKATPVLFTWPSRAKLTAYEYDKESTNYSRTALEQALRILAQDPSVKDITILAHSMGTWLAMESLRQMGIRDGHVNPKIRDVILASPDIDIQVFAKQFGEMGTPRPKFTIFVSQDDRALAVSSFITGKVSRLGAIDPSKEPYRSRLEAAGITAIDLTKVNTGDKLNHGKFAESPEIVQLIGQRLMTGQPLTDSNITLGEGVAAVVGGTVQTVGKVAGTAVAAPLTIVGQPLPAAAKPVEVEDTLRADPQSKPLTQ; from the coding sequence ATGCTGCGACGCATTCTCCTCGCCGCACTTTCCGTGCTGGCAGGCTGCGGCCATCCGACCGGGGTGATGACCCCTGTGGCCCTCACGGCCAATACTCCGAAAACATCGCAGGTCGAGATGCTGGTGGCGACTACCCGTCAGCCTTCAGCAAATCCCGCGACGCTGTTCAATGGGGAGCGCAGTCCGAAGCCCTACCTGACGGATATCGCAATTTCCATTCCGCCGAAGCGTGCGGCCGGCACCGTACAATGGCCCGAAAAACTGCCGCCCAACCCGGCCACCGATTTCGCCGTCACGCGGGTCGAGCAGCTCGAGACGCGGGCAGAAGGACGCGCCTGGTTCCAACAGCATCTCGTTGACGGCCACGCACTCGTTTTCATACACGGCTTCAACAATACCTATGAGGATTCCGTCTTCCGCCTCGCCCAGATCGTCCACGACAGCGGCATGAAGGCGACGCCGGTCCTTTTCACCTGGCCTTCGCGTGCAAAGCTGACGGCCTATGAATACGACAAGGAAAGCACGAACTATTCGCGCACGGCACTCGAACAGGCGCTGCGAATCCTCGCCCAGGATCCGAGCGTCAAGGATATTACCATCCTTGCCCATTCCATGGGAACCTGGCTCGCCATGGAATCTTTACGCCAGATGGGCATCCGTGACGGGCATGTGAATCCTAAGATCCGCGACGTCATTCTGGCCTCACCCGATATCGACATACAGGTCTTCGCCAAGCAGTTCGGGGAAATGGGCACGCCCCGTCCGAAATTCACGATCTTCGTCTCGCAGGATGATCGGGCTCTGGCAGTCTCGAGCTTCATCACCGGCAAAGTATCCCGGCTTGGCGCCATCGACCCGTCCAAGGAACCTTATCGCAGCAGGCTGGAGGCGGCCGGTATCACGGCCATCGATCTGACGAAGGTCAACACCGGTGACAAGCTCAATCACGGCAAATTTGCCGAAAGCCCTGAAATCGTCCAGCTGATCGGCCAGCGGCTGATGACTGGCCAACCCCTGACGGATTCCAACATCACCCTCGGCGAGGGCGTTGCCGCCGTCGTAGGCGGCACGGTGCAGACAGTGGGCAAGGTCGCCGGCACGGCGGTCGCAGCACCGCTGACGATCGTCGGACAGCCTCTGCCAGCCGCCGCAAAACCAGTAGAAGTCGAAGACACGCTTCGCGCCGATCCGCAATCGAAGCCGCTGACGCAGTAA
- a CDS encoding glycosyltransferase family 2 protein → MSALTTSISHYAKARLRRSLKAGQVGYAGLRDSLKQARHVLICVIRDEGHRMEFFLQYYRDLGVEHFICIDNGSGDGTAELLSGMEDVSLLSATGSYKAARFGNDWINAVMNRLCQEKWVLYVDADEFLVYPHCDTRSISQLTAYMESVGARSLRSVMIDMYSRNPVSENICEPGRNPLEVCSLFDRSGYESHFDRNSRTIWIKGGVRGRVYFRGRIWDGPALNKIPLIYVSGERLYLKSSHQVWPLALNLGEMRGAVGITSALLHFKFLSSFLNKVADPANRSEHTAEYTMYSSPEDARNFVYTDTGTFSHWKDLADSGLIQGEGWQFWRSASDSEVQQQTLLSQEKAAPPAQGGTVIVGEAQASR, encoded by the coding sequence ATGAGTGCTTTGACGACCAGCATCTCGCACTACGCCAAGGCCCGTCTGCGCCGTTCGCTGAAGGCCGGCCAGGTCGGCTATGCCGGCCTTCGCGACAGCCTGAAGCAGGCACGCCACGTGCTGATCTGCGTAATCCGCGACGAAGGACACCGAATGGAGTTCTTCCTGCAATATTATCGCGATCTCGGTGTCGAGCATTTCATCTGCATCGACAACGGCTCAGGCGACGGCACGGCCGAGCTCCTCTCCGGCATGGAGGATGTTTCACTGCTGTCAGCTACCGGTTCCTACAAGGCTGCACGCTTCGGCAATGACTGGATCAACGCCGTCATGAACCGTCTTTGCCAGGAGAAATGGGTTCTCTATGTCGATGCGGATGAGTTTCTCGTCTATCCGCATTGCGATACGCGTTCGATCAGCCAGTTGACCGCCTACATGGAATCCGTCGGTGCCCGCTCGCTGCGCTCGGTCATGATCGACATGTACAGCCGCAATCCCGTCAGCGAAAACATCTGCGAGCCCGGCCGCAACCCGCTTGAGGTCTGCAGCCTCTTCGACCGTTCGGGCTATGAATCGCATTTCGACAGGAACAGCCGCACCATCTGGATCAAGGGCGGCGTGCGAGGTCGCGTCTATTTTCGCGGCCGCATCTGGGATGGCCCCGCGCTCAACAAGATCCCGCTGATCTACGTATCCGGCGAGCGCCTCTATCTCAAATCCTCGCACCAGGTCTGGCCGCTCGCCTTGAACCTTGGTGAAATGCGCGGCGCCGTTGGTATTACCAGTGCCCTCCTGCACTTCAAGTTTCTGTCGAGCTTCCTCAACAAAGTCGCCGATCCCGCCAACCGCTCGGAGCATACCGCCGAATACACTATGTATTCCTCGCCCGAAGACGCCCGCAATTTCGTCTATACGGACACTGGCACTTTCAGCCACTGGAAGGATCTCGCCGACAGCGGTCTTATACAGGGCGAAGGCTGGCAATTCTGGCGCAGCGCCTCCGATAGCGAGGTGCAGCAGCAGACCTTGCTCTCGCAGGAAAAAGCAGCCCCCCCGGCGCAGGGAGGCACAGTCATCGTGGGCGAGGCGCAGGCTTCCCGTTGA
- a CDS encoding glycosyltransferase family 8 protein, producing MSNQCVAYVTDVEYSFPTILSALQARKFANPETDVCVLMSEHLDNFEELKSLLALSGVKLMDATEALHQSLGKLDGSHFMGRISVSTMAKLVLAQILPDNYTQIIYLDGDTQIVSSLADLENAFAPPGKFFAARDYTSINGLLQNGKDSNYFNAGVLKFHRDGWIGPEALQLFATNPEACDGKHDQGALNYVCGSSLILVSNRWNFPKQFLHLVDMSSLAIVHYMAHPKPWHGTFFPWSDTESQVYIDLRKTHPAYNALYRGISFDRKVVYKYRSMRERVRHALQNEMPNPRVQTLLAGDYVV from the coding sequence ATGAGTAATCAGTGCGTGGCCTACGTTACGGATGTCGAATATTCCTTTCCGACTATTCTTTCGGCGCTGCAGGCCCGAAAATTTGCAAATCCTGAGACGGATGTCTGTGTCCTTATGTCTGAACATCTGGACAATTTTGAGGAGCTGAAGAGCCTGCTGGCGTTGAGCGGTGTCAAGCTGATGGATGCGACAGAAGCACTGCACCAATCCCTCGGCAAGCTCGATGGTTCGCATTTCATGGGCCGTATCAGCGTCAGCACCATGGCCAAGCTCGTACTCGCCCAGATCCTGCCGGACAATTATACCCAGATCATCTATTTGGATGGCGACACGCAGATCGTCAGCAGCCTTGCCGATCTCGAAAATGCGTTCGCGCCCCCTGGAAAGTTCTTCGCAGCCCGCGACTACACGTCCATCAACGGCCTGCTGCAGAACGGCAAGGACAGCAATTACTTCAACGCGGGCGTTCTGAAATTCCACCGCGATGGCTGGATCGGGCCGGAAGCGCTGCAACTCTTTGCCACGAACCCGGAAGCATGTGACGGCAAGCATGATCAGGGGGCGTTGAACTATGTTTGCGGCTCCTCGCTCATCCTGGTGTCGAACCGCTGGAATTTCCCCAAGCAGTTCCTGCATCTGGTGGACATGTCCTCGCTCGCCATCGTTCACTACATGGCGCACCCCAAACCCTGGCACGGCACGTTTTTCCCGTGGAGCGATACCGAAAGCCAAGTCTATATCGATCTGCGCAAGACACACCCAGCCTACAACGCGCTCTACCGGGGCATCAGCTTCGATCGCAAGGTGGTCTACAAATATCGTTCGATGCGCGAGCGCGTGAGACATGCACTTCAGAATGAGATGCCCAATCCGCGTGTCCAGACCCTGCTCGCCGGCGACTATGTCGTCTGA
- a CDS encoding polysaccharide biosynthesis/export family protein, which translates to MWPMSFLDRLPFVGLAAVFTCAMGWSAAHADNYTLVPEDKIKLRVVEWRSTDSKYASWEALDGTYSVDDAGNLSIPIAGQIRAFGQTTEQLSDTISDALAEKADLPGRPFIAVEIDQHAPIFVNGSIERPGRYPFEANMTVVKAVSIAGGYMRARDDSSYYDRDRIQAAGDYRTAVLNRRDLLMRAARLRAEIAGQPDFDIPSEIAGVPDIDKLKAEELNLMRLRGVETNSKVEAADDLSRLYTQEIQSLEAKIVSQKRQIDLAQQELNNVNSLVSKGLTSNTRQFSVDRSLAETQSELLDLEIALTKSRQGLNESQREKADVINKRNAENQQELNTLSLAINKAGIDMQVAQLLGDQAGYSAELARMGAESTLLGKAKKNFKIVRRNEDGSYSNIVADENTALLPHDIIEIGVEAAVDTSSAAPQTRQAQQPAAALVPNVARGDAPPPNWVSQTGSN; encoded by the coding sequence ATGTGGCCCATGTCGTTCCTTGATCGTCTTCCATTCGTTGGCCTGGCCGCCGTCTTTACCTGCGCGATGGGATGGAGTGCTGCCCACGCCGACAACTACACGCTCGTCCCCGAAGACAAGATAAAGCTGCGGGTCGTGGAATGGCGTTCCACCGATTCCAAATATGCGAGCTGGGAAGCTCTCGACGGAACCTACAGCGTCGATGATGCGGGCAATCTGTCAATCCCGATCGCTGGACAGATCAGGGCCTTCGGCCAGACGACCGAGCAGTTGTCGGATACCATTTCGGACGCATTGGCAGAAAAAGCCGATCTTCCCGGGAGGCCCTTCATCGCCGTCGAAATTGACCAGCACGCACCGATCTTCGTCAACGGCAGCATAGAGCGGCCGGGACGCTATCCGTTCGAGGCCAATATGACCGTCGTGAAAGCCGTCAGCATTGCAGGCGGTTACATGCGGGCGCGTGATGACAGCAGCTACTACGACCGAGACCGCATTCAGGCGGCTGGTGACTATCGCACAGCCGTCCTGAACCGCCGCGATCTCCTGATGCGTGCCGCACGCCTGCGCGCCGAGATCGCCGGTCAGCCCGATTTCGACATTCCCTCGGAGATCGCCGGCGTGCCCGATATCGACAAGCTCAAGGCCGAAGAACTGAACCTGATGCGCCTGCGGGGTGTCGAGACCAACAGTAAGGTCGAGGCGGCTGATGACCTGAGCCGTCTCTACACGCAGGAAATCCAGTCTCTCGAGGCCAAGATCGTCTCCCAGAAGCGGCAGATCGATCTCGCGCAGCAGGAGCTGAACAACGTCAACAGCCTCGTCAGCAAGGGCTTGACCAGCAATACCCGCCAATTTTCCGTCGATCGAAGCTTGGCAGAAACCCAGAGCGAACTGCTGGATCTGGAGATCGCACTCACCAAATCCCGTCAGGGCCTGAATGAGAGCCAGCGCGAAAAGGCTGACGTCATCAATAAGCGCAATGCCGAAAACCAGCAGGAGTTGAACACGCTCAGCCTCGCCATCAACAAGGCGGGCATCGACATGCAGGTGGCGCAACTCCTCGGCGATCAGGCCGGATACAGCGCCGAACTCGCCCGCATGGGTGCGGAATCGACGCTCCTCGGCAAGGCGAAAAAGAACTTCAAGATCGTTCGCCGCAACGAGGACGGCAGCTACAGCAATATCGTGGCTGATGAAAACACGGCCCTGTTGCCGCATGACATCATCGAAATCGGCGTCGAGGCAGCTGTCGATACCTCATCAGCTGCCCCGCAGACCCGGCAGGCCCAACAGCCGGCTGCCGCCCTTGTTCCCAACGTAGCCCGAGGCGACGCGCCTCCTCCGAATTGGGTATCGCAAACGGGATCGAATTAG
- a CDS encoding glycosyltransferase family 2 protein, which translates to MMAPTLQAPTLKIAVGIASAGRPATLLETVTYIDSLEPHPERIIICVPNLDDAAGLADRKGVELKVGPRGLTCQRNRIIEAASTDMDVLIFLDDDFIPAPGFIPRMAAVFADNPDVVIATGDVLADGILGRGLTQSEAVHVIKTAGERGEKVTEVYNAYGCNMAVRLAPIVGHGLAFDEELPLYGWLEDVDFSRSIARYGRSVRISGACGVHLGVKSGRQPGKRLGYSQVANPMHLVRKGTMSLNRALAQIGRNILANARGTLLNDRAVDRRGRLNGNFLALSDLLMGRASPMRILELSQSSNREMPSPSIAAKRR; encoded by the coding sequence ATGATGGCTCCGACGCTACAAGCACCCACGCTGAAGATCGCCGTCGGCATTGCCTCGGCGGGCCGGCCGGCGACGCTTCTGGAGACGGTAACCTATATCGACAGCCTTGAGCCTCACCCGGAGCGCATCATCATCTGCGTCCCCAACCTGGATGACGCTGCCGGGCTCGCCGACCGAAAGGGCGTGGAATTGAAGGTCGGCCCCCGCGGCCTGACCTGCCAGCGCAACCGGATCATTGAAGCTGCAAGCACGGACATGGACGTGCTGATCTTCCTCGACGACGACTTCATTCCCGCGCCCGGCTTCATTCCGCGCATGGCAGCCGTTTTCGCCGACAATCCGGATGTGGTCATCGCCACCGGAGACGTCCTCGCCGATGGCATTCTCGGCAGAGGGCTGACCCAGTCCGAAGCCGTGCACGTTATCAAGACCGCAGGCGAAAGAGGTGAGAAGGTGACCGAGGTCTATAACGCCTATGGATGCAATATGGCCGTTCGGTTGGCGCCAATTGTCGGCCACGGGCTCGCCTTCGACGAGGAGTTGCCACTCTATGGCTGGCTCGAAGATGTCGATTTCAGCCGGTCCATCGCCCGCTACGGACGATCGGTGCGTATTTCGGGCGCCTGTGGCGTCCATCTCGGCGTCAAGTCCGGACGCCAGCCCGGCAAGAGGCTCGGCTATTCGCAAGTCGCAAATCCCATGCATCTGGTGCGCAAGGGCACCATGTCGTTGAACCGTGCGCTGGCGCAGATCGGCCGCAATATCCTGGCGAACGCCCGGGGCACCCTGCTCAATGATCGCGCGGTCGACCGTCGTGGCCGGCTGAACGGCAATTTCCTGGCTTTGTCCGATCTGCTGATGGGACGTGCATCTCCCATGCGCATCCTCGAACTCAGCCAGTCCTCAAATCGCGAGATGCCTTCGCCATCCATCGCGGCAAAACGGAGGTAA
- a CDS encoding tyrosine-protein kinase domain-containing protein, with protein sequence MSTILIFLALAAAYLFIAKPTYVASTQLMVFPQVNGSDAQRAFAEDAFIDAQLEIAKSSDVLGGAASALNLANDPAFANQSLSLQDKVKDWLTGNPVSTAQPETAQVDTTSGNAQPAAANREAPRTDRAIARLRNIVAMRRIGQSTILEISASASNPQRAVEIADAVAQQYIRKNVQMKAAAAQQYSEWLEQFVNEQQRGLADAASALATFKANPRDQFKLAELQSATDARRTLFENTLTQYTEAKQRISYPVSDATIVSQATSPLSKAQPNNSLILAFALVVGAGSGLGLAMIRHVSDRRIMRTNQLSQAAGLSFVTPLGRAKRTARAAALSTANDSGTVTYPMIPGMAELGATVTGFRRRRRVVIGIVAVNPGGGASTIACELAVLSAISGARTLLIDAAATKSSLSKSIAPNSSAGLIDVLDNIEAIRTATLSLTPTLKFLPLGKVRAVTPAIRLSSRRTQLNFADLKKEFDAIFVDISAFTSSPDANAIAPELDGVLVVTSYGRTSIDETVRVIDSMRNVGAEILGAIINNTPASVQT encoded by the coding sequence GTGTCTACCATCCTGATCTTCCTGGCACTTGCCGCCGCCTATCTTTTCATCGCCAAACCGACCTACGTGGCGAGTACCCAGCTTATGGTCTTCCCGCAGGTGAACGGCTCGGACGCTCAAAGAGCGTTCGCCGAAGACGCCTTCATCGATGCACAGCTTGAAATAGCGAAGTCCAGCGACGTCCTTGGCGGCGCCGCCAGCGCGCTGAATCTCGCCAACGATCCGGCCTTTGCCAATCAGTCTCTTTCCCTGCAGGACAAGGTCAAGGACTGGCTGACCGGCAACCCTGTCAGCACCGCCCAGCCGGAGACGGCTCAGGTTGATACGACCTCGGGCAATGCCCAGCCCGCTGCGGCGAACCGGGAAGCGCCGCGGACCGACCGGGCGATCGCACGGCTGCGCAATATTGTCGCGATGCGCCGCATTGGCCAGTCGACGATCCTCGAAATATCCGCATCCGCATCCAACCCGCAGAGGGCGGTTGAGATCGCCGATGCGGTTGCCCAGCAATACATACGCAAGAATGTTCAGATGAAGGCTGCTGCGGCCCAGCAATACAGCGAATGGCTGGAACAGTTCGTCAATGAGCAGCAGCGCGGGCTTGCCGATGCCGCAAGTGCGCTTGCCACCTTCAAGGCGAATCCGCGCGACCAGTTCAAGCTTGCTGAGTTGCAGAGCGCGACCGACGCCCGCCGCACCCTCTTCGAAAACACCCTTACGCAGTACACCGAGGCCAAGCAGCGCATTTCCTATCCTGTCTCCGACGCCACCATCGTTTCACAGGCCACCTCACCGCTCTCCAAGGCGCAGCCGAACAATTCGCTGATCCTCGCCTTCGCGCTGGTCGTCGGCGCCGGCTCGGGCCTCGGCCTTGCCATGATCCGCCATGTCAGCGACCGGCGCATCATGCGCACCAACCAGCTCTCGCAGGCGGCCGGCCTGTCTTTCGTCACACCTCTCGGACGCGCAAAGAGGACTGCCCGCGCAGCGGCGCTGTCTACTGCCAACGATAGCGGCACCGTCACCTATCCGATGATCCCCGGAATGGCCGAACTTGGTGCGACTGTCACCGGCTTCCGTCGCAGACGGCGCGTGGTGATCGGCATCGTGGCCGTTAACCCCGGCGGAGGAGCATCCACCATCGCGTGCGAGCTTGCCGTTCTCTCGGCGATATCAGGCGCACGCACCCTGTTGATCGATGCCGCGGCGACAAAATCCTCCTTGAGCAAGTCCATTGCGCCGAACAGTTCAGCCGGCCTGATCGACGTGCTCGACAATATCGAGGCGATCCGCACCGCCACCCTGTCACTGACCCCGACGCTTAAGTTCCTGCCTCTTGGCAAGGTCCGCGCCGTGACGCCCGCCATCCGCCTGAGCTCGCGCCGCACCCAGCTGAACTTCGCCGACCTGAAGAAGGAATTCGACGCCATATTCGTCGATATCTCCGCCTTCACCTCGTCGCCGGACGCCAACGCGATCGCACCGGAATTGGACGGCGTTCTCGTCGTAACCTCTTACGGCCGCACTTCGATTGACGAGACCGTTCGTGTCATCGACAGCATGCGCAATGTCGGCGCAGAAATCCTCGGCGCTATCATCAATAACACGCCAGCGAGTGTTCAGACATGA
- a CDS encoding sugar transferase encodes MTWEAQSIEVRESWPNVDQSGPNKNPRRVSRPHVVGKASKRAVDIVLATAALVLLSPLMLIAALIVKLSDPGPVFYSHTRIGYGGAAFGCLKFRTMKTDAAAQLAELLRANPSARAEWETTRKLKNDPRITAVGEILRKSSIDELPQLINILRGEMSVVGPRPVTADELARYGEHVTSYMAARPGLTGQWQTSGRNDVSYEHRVALDVQYVRDWSLTRDFIIIAKTVPALFSQRGCY; translated from the coding sequence ATGACTTGGGAAGCACAGAGTATTGAAGTTCGTGAATCCTGGCCGAACGTTGACCAGTCCGGGCCGAATAAGAATCCTCGTAGAGTATCGCGGCCTCATGTGGTCGGCAAGGCATCCAAGCGGGCGGTTGATATCGTCTTGGCAACCGCTGCTCTGGTCTTGCTGTCGCCTCTAATGCTCATCGCAGCACTCATCGTAAAGTTGAGCGATCCCGGGCCGGTCTTCTATTCGCATACGCGCATCGGATATGGGGGCGCCGCCTTCGGCTGTCTCAAGTTCCGCACCATGAAGACCGATGCCGCCGCCCAGCTCGCCGAGTTGCTACGCGCCAATCCCTCGGCGCGGGCCGAGTGGGAAACGACGCGGAAGCTGAAGAACGATCCGCGCATCACCGCTGTCGGTGAGATCCTGAGGAAGTCCAGCATCGATGAGCTCCCGCAGCTCATCAATATCTTGCGCGGCGAAATGAGCGTTGTAGGCCCGCGGCCGGTGACGGCCGACGAACTCGCCCGCTACGGCGAGCATGTCACGAGCTATATGGCGGCAAGACCGGGGCTGACAGGACAATGGCAGACAAGTGGTCGCAATGATGTCAGCTATGAACATCGCGTTGCGCTCGATGTCCAGTATGTCCGCGACTGGTCGCTCACGCGCGATTTCATCATCATCGCGAAGACGGTTCCCGCTCTGTTCTCACAACGCGGCTGCTACTAA
- a CDS encoding Crp/Fnr family transcriptional regulator encodes MDGATQTRDYRVAMGKAAISVVPDTSLNNRISSDDDFPFCRATVRNFRRGELIAGAGVFVDMFARVQRGLVSASTMLPDGREFIVEIIPRGGLIGELEVLRKQILNLEYRASSDCELYFFEGRLLRERYATDPQFQEKVFSRTLARVSELERRIISNAGSSLQSRLATMLLRLSSVYGKDAPANRDVLIISQNDLAATLPASREKVNQCLRRLRECKVIDGAQGRIRILNRKALEAYAEGAASAK; translated from the coding sequence ATGGACGGAGCTACACAAACGAGAGACTATAGAGTCGCTATGGGCAAAGCGGCTATTAGCGTTGTTCCGGATACATCTTTGAACAATCGCATCTCAAGTGACGACGACTTCCCGTTCTGCCGCGCGACTGTACGCAACTTCCGTCGCGGCGAACTTATTGCAGGCGCTGGAGTCTTTGTGGACATGTTCGCTCGCGTGCAGCGCGGGCTGGTCAGCGCCAGTACGATGCTGCCGGACGGCAGGGAGTTCATCGTCGAGATCATTCCGAGGGGCGGTTTGATCGGCGAACTCGAAGTATTACGTAAGCAAATACTGAATTTGGAGTATAGAGCCAGTTCGGATTGCGAGCTATACTTCTTCGAGGGTAGGTTGTTGCGGGAGAGGTACGCAACCGATCCGCAGTTCCAGGAGAAGGTTTTTTCGAGAACGCTTGCGCGTGTTTCCGAGTTGGAGCGCCGCATCATTTCGAACGCCGGATCCAGCCTTCAGTCGCGCCTGGCGACAATGCTTCTGCGGCTATCTTCGGTCTACGGAAAGGATGCGCCGGCGAACCGGGATGTGCTGATAATTTCCCAGAACGATCTGGCGGCGACGCTTCCGGCTTCTCGTGAAAAAGTCAACCAGTGCTTGCGGCGCCTGCGTGAATGCAAGGTGATCGACGGAGCCCAGGGCAGGATCCGTATTCTCAACCGCAAGGCGTTGGAAGCCTATGCCGAAGGTGCGGCGTCGGCAAAATAA
- a CDS encoding glycosyltransferase family 4 protein gives MNDIGQLRPDENGPAVSTLRWPASGRYAKIWRDGIAAHPVLDRVVVIDDYSTARGGATALAVLSATLFCGLGIAVTYICGDGGANEELASLGVSIVKLNSRDLLSSNRAKAFATGIHNPAAGSMISAWVRANDTPKTAYHVHGWHQILSPAVFDALAPVADRCVVHAHDFFTGCPNGAFFDYQAQEICRRRPLGAGCITTSCDKRSYAQKLWRAARGANLLRALRSRPAFSKIILLHEKMAEFLVASGYQPERLVTIRNPIAPLTAERVAAEDNDEFVFIGRLDEEKGIEDALAATRRAGASLCVIGDGPLMPKVVAAGDHVRAMGWQSHAEIGRIIRSASALVMPSRYPEPFGLVAIEAARSGLPVIMTRGAFLAEEMERAGMAISCNTIDEEAFAATLTAFRHMPKEDVRLMSERAFRLSPNLATTHEEWRDALLAQYRSLIPTNVVPEPKGGAIVQGAFR, from the coding sequence ATGAACGACATCGGCCAACTGCGTCCTGATGAGAATGGGCCTGCTGTTTCGACGTTGCGGTGGCCGGCTTCCGGACGCTACGCAAAAATATGGAGGGACGGCATCGCGGCGCACCCGGTGCTCGACCGTGTGGTCGTCATTGACGATTATTCGACGGCGAGGGGTGGGGCAACCGCCCTTGCGGTCCTGTCGGCGACGCTCTTCTGCGGACTTGGCATTGCCGTGACCTATATCTGCGGCGACGGCGGAGCGAACGAGGAGCTTGCGTCCCTTGGCGTTTCAATCGTCAAGCTGAATAGCCGTGACCTCCTAAGTTCCAATCGAGCCAAGGCCTTTGCGACCGGCATTCACAATCCGGCAGCCGGCAGCATGATTTCCGCCTGGGTGCGCGCCAACGATACGCCCAAGACAGCCTATCATGTTCATGGCTGGCATCAGATCCTGTCGCCGGCGGTCTTCGACGCGCTTGCACCCGTTGCCGACCGATGCGTCGTTCACGCCCATGATTTCTTTACCGGTTGTCCCAATGGGGCCTTTTTCGATTATCAGGCGCAGGAGATTTGCCGGCGGCGCCCGCTCGGGGCAGGCTGCATCACCACCTCCTGCGACAAGCGCAGCTATGCGCAAAAGCTGTGGCGTGCGGCCCGCGGTGCTAATCTCTTGCGTGCGCTGAGAAGCCGTCCCGCCTTCAGCAAGATCATCCTGCTCCATGAAAAGATGGCCGAATTCCTGGTGGCCTCCGGCTACCAGCCGGAACGGCTCGTCACCATCCGCAATCCGATCGCGCCACTGACGGCAGAGCGTGTCGCAGCCGAGGACAACGACGAGTTTGTCTTCATCGGTCGGCTGGACGAGGAAAAGGGTATCGAAGACGCGCTTGCCGCGACGCGCAGAGCCGGAGCAAGCCTTTGCGTGATTGGCGACGGGCCGCTGATGCCGAAGGTCGTGGCGGCCGGCGATCATGTCCGGGCCATGGGCTGGCAATCGCATGCCGAGATCGGCCGGATCATCCGCAGCGCAAGCGCGCTTGTCATGCCGTCCCGTTATCCGGAGCCGTTTGGCCTTGTGGCGATCGAGGCGGCGCGCAGCGGCCTTCCCGTCATCATGACGAGGGGTGCCTTCCTTGCCGAGGAGATGGAGAGGGCTGGAATGGCCATCTCCTGCAACACGATAGATGAGGAAGCCTTTGCAGCAACGCTGACGGCTTTCCGGCACATGCCGAAGGAGGATGTTCGCCTCATGAGCGAGCGTGCCTTCCGGCTGTCGCCCAATCTGGCAACGACACACGAAGAATGGCGCGATGCCCTTCTCGCGCAATACCGCAGTCTGATTCCGACGAATGTAGTGCCCGAGCCGAAGGGCGGGGCGATCGTACAAGGAGCGTTCAGGTGA